A region of the Neomicrococcus lactis genome:
GGTGGCGCTTTCGGGTGGCTCCTTCGTGGCAGCGTTCGGTGTCGGCGCGATGTTGGCACTGACCACTACCGGCTTGCCCTTGAACGAGAACGGCGACCGCGTGGGCGGACCATTCGTATGGCTGAATGGTTACGCGGTCATGGGAGGAATTGCCGTAGTGGCGTTCTGCCTCATCCACGCGCTGGCGTTCGTCATGCTCAAGACGGACGGCGATCTTCGAGTGCGCGCTCGTAAGGTCTTGAGCGTCTGGTTGCCACTTGGACTATTGCCACTCGCCGCGTGGGCCATCCTCGTGGTGGTTCAGAACCAGAAGCTGCTCCCGTGGCTGGCTCTGGCCGTCGCCGTAGTGGCGCTGGTGGCAGCCTGGCTGCTGGTTCGCCGTAGCAAGGAAGGGCTGGCGTTCGTTTCCTTGGCCCTGTTCCTGGTGGCCGGTGCAGCCGCCATCTTCTGGGCTGCCTACCCTGTGGTGCTGCCGTCCACGCTGGACGCAGCATTCGATCTGACCATCGACAACGCATCTTCCAGCCCCTACACCCTGCAACTCATGAGCATCGTGGCTGCATTCGGTGTGCCACTCGTGCTGGCCTATCAGGGCTGGACCTACTGGGTGTTCCGCAAGCGCGTGAGCGAGCGGCACATTCCTGAGGCCCACGCCGTAGAACCCATTGTCGAAGTGCTTCAGAAAGCGAAGTGACTCCCACCCCGTGGCGGATGTAAAAGCGGACCAACTAGCGGACCTCGAAAAGGATCAGACTGCTGACGCGGCTAGCGCACAAATCGCACAAGAAGACGCCATCCGCGCTCGCGGCCGGTCAGTACAACGAGAACTCATGGCAAGACCCGATGTTCGTCGGGCAGCCGTAGCCCTCGGAGTGCTGGCCGTCCTCAAGGCGGCCGGACTGATTGGGCTGATGAGCGCATTGGCGCACGTGGTGGCCACGTTCGCTCGGCAGGAAATCCTCGACGTCACACCGACCCTGCTGATCGCCGCATGTGCAATTGCGGCGCAAGCGGTGTCGGCATTCGCGAGCCCTATTGTTGCCCGTCGCGCATCCACCACGGTGGCACAGGATCTTCGTACCCGCGTGCTCCAACGCCGCCTCAACTCCGGCCGCGTGAGTGAACCACAGTCGAACGCCGCCAACGTTGAGGGCAGCGAGACATCCGAACTTCCGCGCTCGGAAGGCGCCGAAATTGCTCTTGCCACCCGCGGCGTAGACGCACTCGATAAGTACTTCACTGACTACGTCCCAGCGTTCGTCTTCGCGCTGATCGTCCCCGCATTCGTCGGCGCGTGGATTCTGATCCAAGACTGGGTGAGCGCGCTCATCATTGCGCTGACCATTCCGTTGGTGCCGCTGTTCATGATCCTGATCGGCCGGCACACGGCGCAGCGCGTCGCTGAATCCGCCGAAGGACTCGCGCGCCTCTCGCACCACTTGATTGAGCTGGCTCGCGGCCTACCGGTGTTGGTCGGTATTCGACGCGCCGACACTCAGCGTGCCGCGCTCGAGGATGTGTCTCGGCAGTACCGCAAGACCACGATGGGCACGCTGCGCGCTGCTTTCACCTCGAGCTTCGCACTGGAACTGATCGCCACAATTTCGGTGGCCATCGTTGCGGTCTTCATCGGCGTCCGGTTGGTTCACGGTCAGATGACCCTTGAAGCCGGACTCGTCGCTCTCATGCTTGCCCCCGAATGCTTCGCCGCCTTCCGCAACGTCGGCGCCGCTTTTCACGCGAGCGAAGACGGAGCAGAAGCCTATGCTCGCGCCACGAGCCTTGCGGATCGTCCCATCGCTAATCGTTACCCCACTGTCGGCGAGCAGGGCACTATGCCGAGCGGCGTCGTCGTACGGGTCAAGAATCTGAGAATCCGCTACGCGCAACGATCCGCGCTTGCAGTGGGTCCCGTGAGCTTTGAAGTGCGAGCGGGGGAGTCGCTGGCGCTGTGGGGTGGCAGCGGCAGTGGAAAATCCTCGATCCTGCATGTGCTCGCCGGGCTCATTCGTGCAGACGGCGAGACGGACCTGGCCGGCGATGTCGAGATGGGGAACGCACACGTGCACTTCGCGGGGCAGTCCCCGCGGTTCGCGTTCACGAGGGTGCGAGAGGAGCTGGAGTTCTACGCGCAGCGCTCGCTGACCACACCAGAAATGACGACGGCCCTCCGACGTGCGGCCCTTGTCATTGACCCTGAACAAGCCATCAGCGAGTTGAGCCCAGGAGAGCAGCGTCGGGTGGCCATTGCCCGGTTGCTGGTACTTCACAACCAGCAGGGGAAGCCCGCGATGTATCTCTTGGATGAGCCCACCGCGCACCTCGATAAAAAGAGCGCGCACATTATTCGCGAACTCGTGGTGGAGCTGGCTTCTCAGGGCACCGTGGTTGCTGCGACCCACGACGCCCAGCTCGCCACAGCCCTCGGTGCCCAGTTCAACGTCGCCAACGGGGAGTTCATTGCGTTGCACGCTGCGGAGCTGCCAGCTTCTGAAGTAACCGCCGTAGACATCCCGAACCAACCCGCTCAGCAGCACTACGAGCCAGCCACAGAAAAAGGCGATGCCACCCCGAAGTTCCCGTGGCGCTCCCTGATGTCCACGCGATTCCTCCTTGGTTCCCTTTACGGCGCGCTCGCCGTCCTCGCAGCCGCTGCGCTGTCGGCAGTCTCCGGCTGGCTCATTGTGTACGCGTCCCAGCAGCCGCCGGTCATGTACCTGCTCGTGGCGATTGTGGGTGTGCGCTTCTTCGGCCTGTCCCGCTCGGTCCTCAAGTACCTCGAACGCTTGGCCATTCATGATGAGATCTTGCGATGGAGCGCCAACCTGCGCGTGAAGCTGTGGGACGCCCTCGCGAACAACATCGTCAACTGGAAGCGCCTGACTCATTCCGGCGCCGCAGCCGAACGGCTCATTGGCGACGTCGACGAGCTGCGGGACGTGCTCCCGCGTGCGGTCACGCCCGTGGCGTCGGCAGCCATCGCCGCCCTCGCGATGCTCATTGCCGTCGGCGTGCTGACGCCAAGCGCGCTACCAGCGGTGATCGGCTTTGTGGTTCTGGGCTTCATGGTCTTGCCGCTCGTGGTGTACCGCTCCGAGAAGAATTCGACCGCACAAGTCACCGCGTTCCGTAC
Encoded here:
- the cydB gene encoding cytochrome d ubiquinol oxidase subunit II, with the translated sequence MEFLPTLWFVVIAVLWIGYLFLEGFDLGVGMLMSTFAKDERQRRVLLNTIGPVWDGNEVWLLTAGGATFAAFPHWYASLFSALYIPLTLVLMGLIFRAVAIEYRGKAHREATRRLWTVALSGGSFVAAFGVGAMLALTTTGLPLNENGDRVGGPFVWLNGYAVMGGIAVVAFCLIHALAFVMLKTDGDLRVRARKVLSVWLPLGLLPLAAWAILVVVQNQKLLPWLALAVAVVALVAAWLLVRRSKEGLAFVSLALFLVAGAAAIFWAAYPVVLPSTLDAAFDLTIDNASSSPYTLQLMSIVAAFGVPLVLAYQGWTYWVFRKRVSERHIPEAHAVEPIVEVLQKAK
- the cydC gene encoding thiol reductant ABC exporter subunit CydC, with the protein product MADVKADQLADLEKDQTADAASAQIAQEDAIRARGRSVQRELMARPDVRRAAVALGVLAVLKAAGLIGLMSALAHVVATFARQEILDVTPTLLIAACAIAAQAVSAFASPIVARRASTTVAQDLRTRVLQRRLNSGRVSEPQSNAANVEGSETSELPRSEGAEIALATRGVDALDKYFTDYVPAFVFALIVPAFVGAWILIQDWVSALIIALTIPLVPLFMILIGRHTAQRVAESAEGLARLSHHLIELARGLPVLVGIRRADTQRAALEDVSRQYRKTTMGTLRAAFTSSFALELIATISVAIVAVFIGVRLVHGQMTLEAGLVALMLAPECFAAFRNVGAAFHASEDGAEAYARATSLADRPIANRYPTVGEQGTMPSGVVVRVKNLRIRYAQRSALAVGPVSFEVRAGESLALWGGSGSGKSSILHVLAGLIRADGETDLAGDVEMGNAHVHFAGQSPRFAFTRVREELEFYAQRSLTTPEMTTALRRAALVIDPEQAISELSPGEQRRVAIARLLVLHNQQGKPAMYLLDEPTAHLDKKSAHIIRELVVELASQGTVVAATHDAQLATALGAQFNVANGEFIALHAAELPASEVTAVDIPNQPAQQHYEPATEKGDATPKFPWRSLMSTRFLLGSLYGALAVLAAAALSAVSGWLIVYASQQPPVMYLLVAIVGVRFFGLSRSVLKYLERLAIHDEILRWSANLRVKLWDALANNIVNWKRLTHSGAAAERLIGDVDELRDVLPRAVTPVASAAIAALAMLIAVGVLTPSALPAVIGFVVLGFMVLPLVVYRSEKNSTAQVTAFRTQLMGRYAAIQSATPEISANGLERPATAYVAGDPDRDYQNQRTAARADGVTQAGVVVLSGLFALVTALLCATANVDPRLAALSTLVVLALAEPLQLAVDAIRHWPTVQSVWSRTAPLLADSARTVVAESATAERPRVDGLTVNRLSARYPGMNHSVFAPVSATLAPGEWWTVTGPSGSGKSTLIAVLLGFLKYDGGRYLLQSNGTWGEPYAGDASGLTSLAWCPQEAHVFDSTLAGNLALARERDDAPTEDEMTSALERVGLGPWLAELPAGLRTRTGAQGNQLSGGQRQRLAVARALLAHSSVVILDEPTAHLGHNEGHQMIANLRELDENQLWIMVTHDESLAAAGDKRSVLGAPVAERVSAS